One window of the Triticum dicoccoides isolate Atlit2015 ecotype Zavitan chromosome 3B, WEW_v2.0, whole genome shotgun sequence genome contains the following:
- the LOC119275389 gene encoding uncharacterized protein LOC119275389 → MDDVVTDAPPPSRFSPDDLDNFAASLPQPTPILVVSPSPSPAPRLLVVLISPTSLALLPSPPPPLHASLLLPELPLQQSRAPIRVYLHPSSGALLAVAHGAIPAHRARPAARSLISGLQPEEVLVLDAVRSGAYRGRLSADELVEGKLETGAARRRGGVGAAKGVASLAPPGSVMDGLGAAVMTECEIRGKAASMVVTWPAAARPSDFGVMRRVAAELGVDLKAAARVSGRAGLGALYT, encoded by the coding sequence ATGGACGACGTCGTCACCgacgcgccgccgccgtcccgcttCTCTCCCGACGACCTCGACAACTTCGCCGCATCCCTGCCGCAGCCCACCCCCATCCTCGTCGTCTCCCCAAGCCCTAGCCCCGCCCCGCGGCTCCTCGTGGTCCTAATCTCCCCCACCTCCCTCGCTCTCCTCCCCTCCCCGCCGCCTCCTCTCCACGCTTCCCTCCTCCTCCCAGAACTCCCCCTGCAGCAATCCCGCGCGCCCATCCGCGTCTACCTCCACCCGTCCTCCGGCGCCCTCCTCGCCGTTGCCCACGGCGCCATCCCCGCCCACCGCGCGCGCCCCGCCGCCAGGAGCCTCATCTCCGGGCTCCAGCCGGAGGAGGTCCTGGTCCTTGACGCGGTCCGGAGCGGGGCGTACAGGGGCAGGCTCTCCGCGGACGAGCTGGTGGAGGGGAAGCTGGAgaccggggcggcgcggcggcggggaggcgtgGGCGCGGCCAAGGGCGTCGCGTCGCTGGCTCCTCCCGGGAGCGTGATGGACGGGCTCGGCGCCGCCGTGATGACGGAGTGCGAGATCCGGGGGAAGGCCGCGAGCATGGTGGTGACCTGGCCGGCGGCCGCCAGGCCCTCGGACTTCGGGGTCATGCGGCGCGTGGCGGCGGAGCTCGGCGTCGATCTGAAGGCCGCGGCCAGGGTCTCCGGCCGGGCCGGGTTGGGCGCGCTGTATACTTAA